TTTGCTACGCAGGTTGGGAAGAGCGGCTGTTAAGTTATACGCAAAATCTGCATTCTCTAGTGAAAAGTGATCAAAACCTTAACACTTTAAAAATTGTTGCCCCAACACTTGTCAATTTGCCGCAATATCCATTTCATACTCAATCTGGAACGGAAGCTAACTTATGGGATTTATTAAAGCCGCTTGCGCAATATACTGATTATGGCTCAGGCAATTTATATACTTGGAAGAAAACTCATCGTTGGGGAGCAATTCCGAATGAAGTGCCAATGCGCTCAAGTTTTTTTGAAAGTGGCGGCGTTCAACAAAAACTGATCGTAACCGAGTTTGGCTATTATACTCAGCCGTTGAACGAATTCGATCTAGATGTTTCGACTGCTGAAACCCAGTCGAAGAAGATGATTGTTTCTGCTTTCGATTATTTTCAGTCTGCCCAAGTTGAACATGCCTTTATTTTTGAACTTCTCGATCGGCCCTCAGCGTTAAGTAGTAAAGAGGCAAGTTTTGGAATTTTAGATTCTACAGGAAATCCTAAGCCTGCGTTTCACACATTCAAGCGCACCATGGAATTACTTAAGGACACGACCTCAGCTAGTCAATTGACGCCGCTGACAATCGCAGTTAGTGAAAGTAGCGGCACTGTTCATAGTCAACTATTTTTAAAATCAAGCGGGGATTATTTGCTCGCACTATGGAATGACCCAAATCTTGAAACAGTTGATGGTCTTGATCGACTCCAAACTACTACGATTAACTTAGCGGAAGACTATAATCTCTCCGTATATCGACCAGCGTTGTCAGATCAGCCATTACAAGTGCTCACTGCCCAACGCACAATCACGCTGGATGTACCAGACGATCTAGTGATTATAAAAATAACTTCTGTTATTCCTGATGCTCCGCTTCCACCTCTACCACCTGCAACTTGCAAAATGAAAATTTCAAAGAAGAAATCGTATTATTCTCTTCGTTTTGAAAATTCTGCTGCGAAATCACGCATTACTCTGCAACGTAAATCGTCCCAGATTTGGAAGAAAGTATGGCGAAAAACTATTAGTACTAGCAAGAGCTTCAAATTCAAGGTTTCCAGAAATCGTAAATACCGCATCACGAGCTCCAACTGCGGGTCGATTACGCTAAAATAAAATTAAACACTTAAAGTTTTGCAGCCTTGTCGCTACGCTCAAGCCAACTCAGCAAGCTATAAGCGCAAGGAACAACTAACAGCGTAAAGAAGGTGGAAACAAGCATACCTCCGAGAATTGCCACTGACATCGGAATTCGACTTTCTGCTCCGGGGCCAAGTGCTAATGCCGGTGGAATTGCCGCTGCAATACAGGTAAAAGAAGTCATCAGAATCGGACGCAGTCGTGTCGACCCAGCCTCAAGTAGCGCTTCACGCACACTTAAACCCTCAACGTCACGTTTGTGATTGGCAAATTCTACAAGTAAAATCGAGTTTTTCTTGACGATTCCCATCAGTAAGATCATGCCGATCATGCTATAGAGGTTAATCGAGAGATCTCCTAAATAAAGCGCGCCAAGAGCACCTGTAACGCTAAAGGGAAGCGCTAACAAAACTGTAAAGGGGTGAATAAAACTATTAAACTGCGAGGCTAAGACCATATAGGCGATAACAATGCCCAGGATGAGCACAAAATTCAGACTTTTAAAGGATTCAACAAAAGTCTGCGCACTGCCGCTCAGGTATAGTTTGTAGCCTTTTGGTAAAAGTTCATCGCCAAACTTGTCAATTTCTTCAAGGATTTTTGCCTGCGAAGCACCAGGCGCGATATTGGCAAAAATTGAAATTGAGCGCTGCCGATTTTTCCGCGTAATCGTCTGTAAGGTAGGCACAGTTTCAATTTTAACAACTTTATTGAGCGTAACTAATTCGCCATGGTTATTACGCACAGTCAGGTTCAGTAGATCGTCTGCGCTAACGCGTTCGTCGCCCTTGAGACGGATACGCACATCGTAGCGCCTTCCACCATTGGTAAATTTACCCTCACGGATTCCGCCAATCGCAGCACTAATGGTATTTGCTAAATTCTCAACATCAACTCCATACTCAGCGGCTTTATCTCTGAGTGGCCAAACACGGACTTCGGGCATGCCTAGGCGATAATCCGTATCTAAATCAGCAACGAGTCCGGTTTTACCTAAACGCTCGACAATTTTGTCGCTAGTTTCCTTAAGTTTATTCCAGTCATCACCGCGAATATTAAATTCAACAGGAAAGCCCCGTTGTGCCGTGAACCCACGCATGCTTAGGTCTTGCAGCACGACTTTAAGGTTTTGAATTTTGCCTAAGTCAGCGCGAAACTGTGACATGAGAGTTTGCTGATCGAAGGCGCGGTCTTTACGCTCTTTAAGTGAGACAAAAACCATGCCTGTATTCACTTCGCCTCCACCAAAGCCACCAACAGCTAGAAAATAGCGCCGCACTTCTGGGCGAGTTTTTAAATACGCTTCGACTTCGGTCAGGACAGTGCTGGTATATTCAAGTGAAGACCCAAGTGGCGTTTGGAGGCGCATCAAGAACATGCTTTGATCTTGTGCAGGGATAAACTCCTTACGCAGTGATTTTGCTAGCGATAAAGAGGCAATGAAAATCCCAATGGCAAGGCAGAGAACTAACCAACGCCAGTTTAAACAAAATCCGAGAATCGATCGATAGATTCTGGCAGTGAAGCTGAAACTTGCATTAATAATTCTCACAAAAATGCCAGCTTTGTTTGGATTTTCCATGAACTGTGAGCAGCGCATCGGGGTTAAGGTGATTGCTTCAAGTAGCGAAAGTAAAACAGCTGTTGAAATTGTAATGCCAAACTGGAAGAAGAACTTACCGATAATACCTTTCATGAAAGCGACTGGTAAGAAAATTGCAACTACCGCGATCGAAGCTGCTACTGCAGCAAAGGTAATTTCCCGGGCTCCGTCACGCGCTGCGTTAAGTTTGTCTTTGCCCATGTCTCGATGACGGTAAATATTCTCTAAGACCATAATTGCATCATCAACGACGATGCCAATCGCTAGCGCTAGCCCGAGGATCGTAAAGAAGTTTAAAGTAAAGCCCATGAAGTAGAGCACTGTGAATGATCCAATAATCGAAGTAGGGATTGAAAGTAGGATGTTAAATGTTGAAACCCAAGACCCAAGAAAGAGCCAACACACAACTGCGGTTGCTAGTGCGGAGAGCACAAGCGTAAATTCAGTTTCTTCAATTGATTCACGAATAAATCTAGTGCTATCAAAATTGATTCCCAATTCGATGTCGGGCGGTAGCGTGACCCTGAGATCCTCAACTTTTTTGGAGACAAGTTGCCCAATTTCAACTGCATTTGAGCCCCGTTGTTTTTTAATGCCGAGACCGATTCCAGGAATGCCATTTACACGAGAGACCCTACGAATATCACTTAAGCCGTCTTCAATCTGAGCAATGTCCTGCAAGCGAATGCTGGTGCCGAAAATTGGTCGGCCCCCGCGCTCGGTGATCAGCATTGCGCCAATCTCTTCAGGGTTTGTGCCTT
The window above is part of the bacterium genome. Proteins encoded here:
- a CDS encoding efflux RND transporter permease subunit, producing the protein MTLSDLSIKRPVFAWMLMAALIVFGWISFQRLGISQMPDVDFPVLNVNVSWSGAAPEIMETEIVDRIEQAVISVQGLRDMSSSIRQGQANITLEFELDRDIDSSLQEVQASISRIRLPLEVDPPTISKNNPDDQPIIYLGVSSKTRSLREIITFVDLSLKDQFQIIPGVGEITLSGFTERNLRIWVDNQKLKQYELTILDVQRAIRSGHIESAAGIIENDKQELNLRMMGEGTNPEEIGAMLITERGGRPIFGTSIRLQDIAQIEDGLSDIRRVSRVNGIPGIGLGIKKQRGSNAVEIGQLVSKKVEDLRVTLPPDIELGINFDSTRFIRESIEETEFTLVLSALATAVVCWLFLGSWVSTFNILLSIPTSIIGSFTVLYFMGFTLNFFTILGLALAIGIVVDDAIMVLENIYRHRDMGKDKLNAARDGAREITFAAVAASIAVVAIFLPVAFMKGIIGKFFFQFGITISTAVLLSLLEAITLTPMRCSQFMENPNKAGIFVRIINASFSFTARIYRSILGFCLNWRWLVLCLAIGIFIASLSLAKSLRKEFIPAQDQSMFLMRLQTPLGSSLEYTSTVLTEVEAYLKTRPEVRRYFLAVGGFGGGEVNTGMVFVSLKERKDRAFDQQTLMSQFRADLGKIQNLKVVLQDLSMRGFTAQRGFPVEFNIRGDDWNKLKETSDKIVERLGKTGLVADLDTDYRLGMPEVRVWPLRDKAAEYGVDVENLANTISAAIGGIREGKFTNGGRRYDVRIRLKGDERVSADDLLNLTVRNNHGELVTLNKVVKIETVPTLQTITRKNRQRSISIFANIAPGASQAKILEEIDKFGDELLPKGYKLYLSGSAQTFVESFKSLNFVLILGIVIAYMVLASQFNSFIHPFTVLLALPFSVTGALGALYLGDLSINLYSMIGMILLMGIVKKNSILLVEFANHKRDVEGLSVREALLEAGSTRLRPILMTSFTCIAAAIPPALALGPGAESRIPMSVAILGGMLVSTFFTLLVVPCAYSLLSWLERSDKAAKL